One Parasphingorhabdus cellanae genomic region harbors:
- a CDS encoding alkaline phosphatase PhoX: MQLNRRNFTGGLTALAFSGFAQHSSLARTGAAMSHKGYGPLLSDPNGLLDLPEGFSYRVISEFRGAMSDGNRVPDRADGMGCFAMPDGKMALVRNHELKASHFDDGPFGNVPSTVITYDHSQDGKPLVGGTTTLLLDGKTLAIEREHLSLVGTIRNCAGGNTPWGSWLSCEEDVTRAGDGVKRDHGWVFEVPAAHEGLVDPVPLKAMGRFNHEAAAVDPATGIVYLTEDKNDSLFYRFIPNVPGKLVEGGKLQAMAFADEALDNDSRNWDNITYKPGSWQFVRWVDVTEVESPKDDLRNRGASDGAVKFARGEGIIYGDGEFYFCCTSGGAAKEGQIMRYRPSRFEGQEGESSAPGLLQLFMESTDRRQYSYGDNITIAPNGHLIVCEDQYSATVDNHLRGITPRGEAYALARIRVQTEPAGACFSPDGRTMFVNLYSPTKTLAISGPWGKTI, from the coding sequence ATGCAGTTAAACCGTCGCAATTTTACCGGAGGACTAACGGCTCTCGCCTTTTCCGGCTTTGCCCAGCATAGTAGTCTAGCGCGCACAGGTGCCGCGATGTCCCACAAGGGTTATGGGCCGTTGCTGTCTGATCCCAATGGCTTGCTCGATCTTCCTGAAGGATTTTCCTACCGCGTCATATCCGAATTTCGCGGGGCCATGTCTGATGGCAATCGTGTTCCTGATCGGGCTGATGGCATGGGCTGTTTCGCGATGCCAGATGGCAAGATGGCGCTGGTACGTAACCATGAACTGAAAGCCAGTCATTTTGATGATGGTCCGTTTGGTAATGTCCCTTCAACCGTGATAACTTACGACCATAGCCAGGATGGCAAGCCGCTGGTCGGCGGCACCACTACATTGCTGCTCGACGGCAAAACGTTGGCAATAGAGCGCGAACATCTCAGCCTAGTCGGCACGATCCGCAACTGTGCGGGCGGCAACACACCCTGGGGCAGCTGGCTGAGCTGTGAGGAGGACGTTACCCGCGCCGGTGACGGTGTAAAGCGCGACCATGGTTGGGTTTTCGAAGTCCCTGCGGCACATGAAGGGCTGGTTGATCCCGTACCACTAAAAGCCATGGGGCGGTTCAACCACGAGGCCGCGGCCGTCGATCCCGCTACTGGCATAGTCTATTTGACCGAAGACAAGAATGACAGCCTGTTCTATCGGTTTATTCCCAACGTGCCCGGCAAACTTGTCGAGGGCGGCAAACTTCAGGCGATGGCCTTTGCTGATGAAGCGCTGGATAACGACAGCCGCAACTGGGACAATATCACATATAAACCTGGATCATGGCAGTTTGTTCGCTGGGTTGATGTAACCGAGGTGGAGAGCCCGAAAGATGACCTACGCAATCGCGGGGCTAGCGACGGTGCAGTTAAGTTCGCGCGCGGCGAAGGCATAATCTACGGCGATGGGGAGTTTTATTTCTGCTGTACGTCAGGCGGCGCGGCCAAAGAAGGTCAGATCATGCGCTACCGGCCTTCTCGCTTTGAAGGGCAAGAAGGTGAAAGCAGTGCGCCCGGGCTTTTGCAATTGTTCATGGAATCGACGGACCGCCGCCAGTATAGCTATGGGGACAATATCACGATTGCACCCAACGGGCATCTCATCGTTTGCGAAGACCAATATAGTGCGACCGTCGACAACCATCTGCGGGGCATTACGCCGCGTGGAGAAGCCTATGCGTTGGCGCGGATCAGGGTGCAAACGGAGCCAGCGGGCGCCTGTTTCTCCCCAGATGGCCGTACAATGTTTGTGAACCTCTATAGCCCGACAAAAACGCTTGCGATTTCAGGGCCTTGGGGAAAAACGATTTAA
- a CDS encoding SDR family oxidoreductase gives MTIGATGDQGHPLLQRLLEAGMRPVAALRNTSALANTPFANVETVEADLYDEQSMIAAAQGMDAIAMHLPFVFDLEKATELGHNIAAAAKASSVKKIVFNTSCYVADKDNGNPAHDGRRAIEKAIIDSGVGYAIFETKVFMDNMIRSWNKPSIVNSSIFAYPAKPDLKISWICLDDVAAFMVEALQNDDLPSGRYAIGGPQALVGDEVAAILSDVAGKPITFKSMTPDEFASAMSLLVTGSATVEPMSIYSGMASFYSFYNEQPVSPLIADTTEMAKYFKTRPTPLSEWAARQDWNDPTDPALTIRMAGMQQGG, from the coding sequence TTGACCATCGGCGCAACCGGCGACCAAGGCCATCCTCTCTTGCAGCGCCTGCTAGAGGCGGGGATGCGTCCTGTGGCGGCTCTGCGCAATACCAGCGCGCTGGCCAATACGCCCTTTGCGAATGTCGAGACAGTGGAAGCCGACCTATATGATGAGCAATCAATGATCGCTGCCGCGCAGGGCATGGATGCCATCGCGATGCATCTGCCGTTTGTGTTTGATCTCGAAAAAGCAACGGAACTAGGGCACAATATCGCAGCGGCAGCCAAGGCCAGCAGCGTTAAGAAAATCGTTTTCAACACCAGTTGTTATGTAGCCGATAAAGATAATGGCAATCCCGCACATGATGGCCGGCGAGCCATTGAAAAGGCGATAATCGACAGCGGCGTCGGCTATGCGATTTTTGAAACAAAGGTGTTCATGGACAATATGATCCGCAGCTGGAACAAACCGTCCATCGTCAACAGTTCGATATTTGCCTATCCGGCCAAACCGGATCTGAAAATATCATGGATCTGTCTCGACGATGTCGCAGCCTTCATGGTCGAAGCTCTTCAGAACGACGATCTGCCCAGTGGGCGCTATGCAATAGGGGGGCCACAAGCCTTAGTCGGCGACGAGGTCGCAGCTATTCTCAGCGATGTGGCAGGCAAGCCGATCACCTTCAAAAGTATGACACCGGATGAATTTGCGTCTGCGATGAGCTTGCTGGTAACCGGATCAGCGACAGTCGAACCAATGTCTATTTATAGCGGCATGGCGAGCTTCTATAGCTTCTATAATGAACAGCCGGTTTCACCGCTAATCGCCGATACGACCGAAATGGCAAAATATTTCAAAACCAGACCGACACCGCTCTCCGAGTGGGCGGCAAGGCAAGATTGGAACGATCCTACTGATCCAGCACTGACAATCAGAATGGCCGGCATGCAGCAAGGCGGGTAA
- a CDS encoding FAD-dependent oxidoreductase → MSLIRQANRGVVSPMKTDVLIIGAGAAGLSAALAAHEAGSRVMVIEKQPKLGGTASISGGIVWIPGNRQMQVHGIEDSREDALAYFHSLDQGDIDDTSLTAFVEEGPRALAFLEDLDAARLSLLEGYPDYYLDRPGAKPDGGRALDNDLFDFSTLGEWAEKVFEHGPVPRMMLRETPLGGGTGQVDPAEMARRESEDLRGWGQALIGRLLKACLDRGIEPLLDVNGYRLIVENDRVTGATVRRDGTDLIIHASQGVILATGGFEWNEELKQTFLRGPLDAPASPPSNTGDGLKMAMAAGAGLGNMTSAWWVPTLSMPEVKWEGGEQRSMPVLIERTLPHTIMVNTAGKRFCNEANNYSALAGAFHQFDPATYSYPNLPAYLIFDSQYISRYPLASVMPGQPIPDWIASADDLASLGKAIAIDGAQLEETVTRFNAHAIKGHDPDFARGENNYDRFYGDRSRDGAAATLGPITNGPFYAVEIKMGTLGTNGGAKTDGSAKVLDLDGEPIPGLFAAGNVISCPTGGVYAGAGGTLGPALTFGYIAGRSAARRINS, encoded by the coding sequence ATCTCCCTTATCAGACAAGCCAATAGGGGAGTGGTATCGCCAATGAAAACGGATGTTCTGATCATCGGAGCCGGTGCGGCTGGACTTAGCGCTGCACTTGCTGCGCATGAGGCCGGTTCGCGCGTAATGGTCATCGAAAAGCAACCAAAACTGGGCGGCACCGCATCCATATCCGGCGGTATCGTCTGGATACCCGGAAACCGCCAAATGCAGGTTCATGGCATCGAAGACAGCCGCGAAGATGCCTTGGCCTATTTCCACTCGCTCGATCAGGGCGATATTGATGACACCAGTTTGACCGCCTTTGTGGAAGAAGGCCCAAGAGCGCTAGCCTTTCTCGAAGATCTCGACGCCGCGCGTCTCAGCTTGCTGGAAGGCTATCCTGATTATTACCTCGACCGGCCAGGAGCTAAGCCTGATGGCGGCCGCGCGCTCGATAATGATCTTTTCGATTTTTCTACGTTGGGCGAATGGGCCGAGAAAGTTTTCGAGCATGGCCCCGTGCCGCGCATGATGCTGCGGGAAACACCGCTGGGCGGCGGTACCGGGCAAGTTGATCCAGCCGAGATGGCGCGGCGTGAAAGCGAGGACCTGCGCGGCTGGGGACAGGCCTTGATCGGGCGACTGTTAAAGGCTTGCCTTGACCGAGGGATTGAACCCCTGCTTGACGTGAATGGCTATCGTTTGATTGTTGAGAATGATCGCGTAACGGGCGCAACCGTGCGCCGAGATGGTACCGATTTGATCATCCACGCTTCACAGGGTGTAATCCTCGCCACCGGCGGCTTTGAATGGAATGAAGAGCTAAAACAGACATTCTTGCGCGGTCCACTGGATGCACCCGCTTCGCCGCCAAGCAACACAGGCGATGGGCTGAAAATGGCGATGGCCGCCGGAGCCGGCTTGGGTAATATGACTAGCGCCTGGTGGGTGCCAACCCTTTCGATGCCAGAGGTGAAATGGGAGGGAGGTGAGCAGCGCTCGATGCCTGTCCTGATTGAGCGTACCTTGCCGCATACGATAATGGTCAACACGGCTGGCAAACGCTTTTGCAATGAAGCGAACAATTATTCTGCGCTGGCCGGGGCCTTCCACCAATTTGATCCTGCCACATACTCCTATCCCAACCTACCAGCCTATCTGATTTTCGATTCGCAATATATCTCCCGTTATCCGCTGGCCTCAGTCATGCCCGGTCAACCGATACCAGATTGGATCGCGAGCGCGGATGACTTAGCAAGTCTGGGCAAAGCAATAGCTATTGATGGCGCGCAACTGGAAGAGACCGTCACCCGTTTCAACGCCCATGCCATTAAGGGCCATGACCCTGATTTCGCGCGTGGTGAAAATAATTATGACCGCTTTTACGGCGATCGATCCCGCGATGGCGCGGCTGCCACATTGGGTCCGATTACCAACGGCCCATTTTATGCGGTGGAAATTAAAATGGGCACATTGGGCACTAATGGCGGGGCCAAAACCGATGGATCCGCAAAAGTTTTGGACCTCGACGGCGAACCGATCCCCGGACTATTTGCCGCTGGCAATGTCATTAGCTGCCCCACTGGCGGTGTCTATGCGGGTGCCGGCGGAACCTTAGGCCCTGCACTAACCTTTGGATATATTGCTGGCCGCTCAGCAGCACGCCGTATCAACAGTTGA
- a CDS encoding CaiB/BaiF CoA transferase family protein, whose amino-acid sequence MSGEQNGPTPLAGLKVIEFTHMVMGPTVGAILASLGAEVIRVEPIGGDRTRNLVGSGSGYFPMYNRHKQSISLNLKDPEGLGIARQLVEGADILVENYRPGAMDRLGLGYDALSKANERLIYASEKGFLPGPYENRTALDEVAQMMGGLAYMTGPPGQPLRAGSSVIDVTGGMFGVIAILAAVEERHRTGKGQKVQSSLFETTVYMIGQHMAQMAVTGKAADPMPARISAWAIYDVFQTKDEPIFIGVVTDALWEKFCKLFALDDLWADESIRENNNRVAARDRIMPQIRDLIAGFSRDKLIDKLEGTGLPFAPIARPEDMFDDPHLNESGGLEPVTLANGEQTKLPTLPIEMNGRRPSAPAQLSAIGEHSDIILAELGLTADQIQALRISGILD is encoded by the coding sequence ATGAGCGGTGAACAAAACGGACCCACGCCCCTTGCTGGCCTGAAAGTCATCGAATTCACCCATATGGTCATGGGGCCAACGGTCGGTGCAATCCTCGCATCCCTGGGCGCGGAAGTCATTCGCGTCGAACCGATTGGCGGCGACCGCACCCGCAATTTGGTGGGCTCCGGCTCTGGCTATTTCCCGATGTACAACCGTCACAAACAGAGCATATCGCTCAACCTGAAAGACCCGGAAGGCCTCGGCATCGCTCGCCAGCTTGTCGAAGGCGCCGATATTTTGGTCGAAAATTATCGCCCCGGCGCGATGGATCGATTGGGCCTTGGCTATGATGCGCTGAGCAAGGCCAATGAGCGACTGATCTATGCGTCGGAAAAAGGCTTCCTCCCGGGACCCTATGAAAACCGCACCGCACTGGATGAAGTCGCCCAGATGATGGGCGGCCTCGCCTATATGACCGGCCCGCCCGGACAACCGTTGCGCGCTGGCTCCAGCGTCATTGATGTCACCGGCGGCATGTTCGGCGTCATCGCGATCCTGGCGGCGGTCGAAGAACGCCACCGCACCGGCAAGGGCCAAAAGGTCCAAAGCTCCCTGTTCGAAACGACGGTCTACATGATTGGCCAGCACATGGCGCAAATGGCGGTGACCGGCAAAGCCGCCGATCCGATGCCTGCACGCATCTCGGCCTGGGCGATTTACGATGTGTTTCAAACCAAAGACGAACCAATTTTTATCGGCGTTGTAACAGATGCCTTGTGGGAAAAATTCTGCAAATTGTTCGCACTCGATGATCTGTGGGCGGATGAAAGCATCCGCGAGAACAATAACCGCGTCGCAGCACGTGACCGCATCATGCCGCAAATCCGCGACCTGATCGCAGGCTTTAGCCGAGACAAATTGATCGACAAATTGGAAGGCACTGGGTTACCCTTCGCACCCATTGCGCGACCCGAGGACATGTTTGATGATCCCCACCTGAATGAGAGTGGCGGATTGGAGCCGGTAACATTGGCAAATGGCGAACAAACCAAATTGCCCACGCTTCCGATTGAAATGAACGGCCGGCGGCCCTCCGCACCAGCGCAGTTATCGGCCATCGGGGAACATAGCGACATCATTTTGGCAGAACTGGGCTTGACCGCCGATCAGATTCAAGCGCTGCGGATATCGGGCATACTTGATTAG
- a CDS encoding hydroxymethylglutaryl-CoA lyase has protein sequence MTSSVTISEVGPRDGLQSVDAVMPTAAKKAWIKAEAEAGVSEIEVGSFVPPSLLPQMADTGDIVAYAKTLPGLDVVALIPNLKGAERAIAAGVDKMSIPFSMSETHSIKNVRKDHPAMLAEIKAIADLVAAQPEGQRPHFEVGLSTAFGCTIEGPVSEDQVARLAEAAMAAGVAEVGLSDTTGYANPAQVTRMVRQIKGVIGSDKLNTLHLHNTRGLGLANVMAGLAEGITTFDASLGGLGGCPFAPGASGNIVTEDLVFMLEAMGIETGINLDKLLKVREIIAEALPGEPLYGFTPDAGLPLGFAKAAA, from the coding sequence ATGACCTCTTCCGTAACGATCAGCGAAGTGGGACCGCGCGACGGCCTGCAAAGCGTCGATGCCGTCATGCCAACCGCCGCTAAAAAGGCCTGGATCAAGGCCGAGGCCGAAGCCGGTGTCAGCGAGATTGAAGTGGGCAGCTTTGTGCCACCGTCCCTGCTCCCGCAGATGGCGGACACCGGGGACATTGTGGCTTATGCGAAGACATTGCCCGGTCTCGATGTCGTTGCCCTGATCCCGAACCTGAAAGGGGCAGAACGCGCCATCGCTGCTGGTGTCGACAAGATGTCGATCCCCTTCTCCATGTCCGAAACCCATTCCATCAAGAACGTCCGTAAAGATCATCCCGCCATGCTCGCCGAGATCAAAGCGATTGCCGATCTGGTCGCCGCACAGCCCGAAGGACAGCGCCCCCATTTTGAGGTGGGCCTGTCCACGGCCTTTGGCTGCACGATCGAAGGCCCTGTCAGCGAAGATCAGGTCGCAAGACTTGCAGAAGCAGCCATGGCGGCGGGAGTTGCCGAGGTCGGCCTGTCCGACACCACTGGCTATGCCAATCCAGCGCAAGTCACGCGGATGGTGCGCCAGATCAAGGGCGTGATCGGTAGTGACAAGCTCAACACCCTGCATCTTCACAATACCCGAGGGCTTGGCCTTGCCAATGTCATGGCCGGCCTTGCGGAAGGCATTACCACCTTTGACGCGTCCCTTGGCGGTCTCGGCGGCTGTCCCTTTGCCCCCGGCGCATCGGGCAATATTGTCACCGAAGATCTGGTCTTCATGCTCGAAGCCATGGGCATTGAAACCGGCATCAATCTCGATAAGCTTTTGAAAGTCAGAGAGATTATCGCAGAGGCCCTGCCGGGCGAGCCTCTATATGGCTTCACGCCCGATGCCGGCCTTCCCCTGGGCTTTGCAAAGGCAGCAGCATGA
- the leuD gene encoding 3-isopropylmalate dehydratase small subunit codes for MAEPFTTLTSLPMPLIRDNVDTDQIIPSREMKSTGKTGLADGLFAGWRYTAIGGRDPDSGFVLNDPHYADSQIILGGANFGCGSSREHAVWALAEYGFRAVIAPSFAPIFAGNCVRNGILPAVIDADAITGIAKVDSPITIDLRAQTIRLDDDQSWSFPIDEEAKAMLLEGLDAIDLSLKMADHIATWQAADRAKRPWIYLGAKQ; via the coding sequence ATGGCTGAGCCTTTCACCACCCTCACCTCGCTGCCGATGCCCTTGATCCGGGATAATGTTGACACCGATCAGATCATCCCTTCCCGCGAGATGAAGAGCACCGGCAAAACCGGCCTTGCCGACGGCCTGTTCGCTGGATGGCGCTATACGGCAATTGGCGGCCGTGATCCCGATTCCGGTTTCGTCCTCAACGATCCGCATTATGCTGATAGCCAGATCATTCTCGGCGGTGCCAATTTCGGATGCGGGTCGAGCCGCGAACATGCGGTCTGGGCGCTCGCCGAATATGGCTTCCGGGCCGTCATCGCGCCGAGCTTCGCACCGATATTTGCGGGTAATTGCGTGCGCAACGGCATATTGCCAGCTGTTATCGATGCTGACGCGATCACCGGTATAGCAAAAGTGGATAGCCCGATTACCATCGACTTGCGCGCGCAAACCATTAGGCTCGACGACGATCAAAGCTGGTCCTTTCCGATTGATGAAGAAGCCAAGGCGATGCTGCTGGAGGGATTGGACGCGATCGACCTCAGTTTGAAAATGGCCGACCACATTGCCACATGGCAAGCGGCCGACCGCGCAAAGCGGCCATGGATATATTTAGGAGCCAAGCAATGA
- a CDS encoding 3-isopropylmalate dehydratase large subunit, translated as MRKWRLFLPEPTTLFDKLWNSHTVAALPGGGTLLAIDRVFLHERTGASALNSLAEAGRAVADPARVFAVTDHIVDTRPGRTDKTLMPGGQDFITETRAAAKAAGITLFDVNDPDQGIVHVISPELGIILPGCTLVAPDSHTCTQGAFGALAWGIGSSEAEHAMATGTLRLNKPKSMRVRFSGALAEGVTPKDMIMTLIARHGAAGGKGHAVEFAGQAVQALDMEGRMTLCNMATEFSAMSGFIAPDTKTLAYLEGRRYAPSGEDWDRATQNWRQLVSDTNAAFDTEIEIDASAISPMISWGTSPEHSVGISGAVPDNASERPLKYMALKPRQKLAGTPIDAAFIGSCTNSRLSDLRRASALLKGKTIASHVKAICVPGSSRVKRQAEAEGIDAIFREAGFEWRESGCSMCFYAGGESFDAGSRVISTTNRNFESRQGPGVKTHIASPETVVASALAGVIADPRALQDG; from the coding sequence ATGCGGAAATGGAGGCTGTTTCTGCCTGAACCGACGACGCTCTTTGACAAATTATGGAATAGCCATACCGTCGCCGCTTTGCCGGGTGGTGGCACGCTTTTGGCGATTGACCGCGTATTTCTGCACGAACGAACCGGTGCATCAGCGCTCAATTCGCTGGCGGAAGCGGGGCGAGCAGTGGCCGATCCAGCGCGCGTCTTTGCGGTGACAGACCATATTGTCGATACCCGGCCGGGACGCACCGATAAGACGCTGATGCCCGGCGGGCAGGATTTCATAACCGAAACACGGGCAGCGGCAAAAGCGGCAGGCATCACCCTGTTTGATGTTAACGACCCGGACCAGGGGATCGTTCATGTCATCTCGCCAGAGCTGGGCATCATTCTGCCAGGATGTACGCTGGTAGCGCCCGATAGCCATACCTGTACCCAGGGCGCTTTTGGCGCGCTCGCATGGGGTATTGGTTCGTCGGAAGCCGAGCATGCCATGGCCACCGGAACATTGCGGCTCAACAAGCCCAAATCCATGCGGGTGCGTTTTTCCGGAGCACTGGCAGAAGGCGTCACGCCCAAGGATATGATCATGACATTGATCGCCCGTCATGGTGCCGCAGGCGGTAAAGGGCATGCAGTTGAATTTGCCGGACAGGCGGTACAGGCGCTGGACATGGAGGGGCGCATGACCCTTTGCAATATGGCGACGGAATTTTCAGCCATGTCGGGGTTCATTGCGCCTGACACGAAAACATTGGCCTATCTTGAAGGTCGGCGATACGCGCCATCCGGCGAAGATTGGGATCGAGCGACCCAGAATTGGCGACAGTTGGTCAGCGATACCAATGCGGCTTTCGACACCGAGATCGAGATCGATGCCAGCGCGATCAGTCCCATGATCAGTTGGGGGACGAGTCCCGAACATAGTGTTGGCATAAGCGGCGCGGTACCCGACAATGCCAGCGAACGCCCGCTGAAATATATGGCGTTGAAGCCCCGGCAGAAGCTTGCCGGAACGCCCATCGATGCCGCCTTTATAGGCAGCTGCACCAACAGCCGCCTGTCCGACTTGCGCCGGGCCAGCGCCCTGTTGAAGGGCAAGACCATTGCCAGCCATGTCAAAGCCATTTGCGTCCCCGGCTCTTCCCGCGTCAAACGCCAAGCCGAAGCTGAAGGCATTGATGCCATCTTCCGCGAGGCCGGATTTGAATGGCGGGAAAGTGGCTGTTCCATGTGCTTCTACGCAGGCGGCGAGAGCTTCGATGCGGGATCGCGGGTCATATCGACGACCAATCGCAATTTTGAAAGCCGCCAGGGACCAGGTGTCAAAACGCATATCGCCAGCCCCGAAACCGTTGTGGCCAGCGCGCTGGCAGGTGTAATCGCTGATCCAAGGGCATTGCAGGATGGCTGA
- a CDS encoding DUF3598 domain-containing protein: MGIREDMPLLARHEGVWDGTYTYFNAQNEKIDEHASRLLCRLPDNGDIPYHQTNHYSWADGKTEIREFPAEYRDQRIWWDNDLIKGWAAEVPLDEYNRTMMLYWQRQGDPSLYLYEQIQISDDGQNRCRTWHWIRNGMLETRTAIQETFVTKDWRSIDAEMEAVSA, from the coding sequence ATGGGAATCAGAGAAGACATGCCGCTTTTGGCCCGCCATGAAGGGGTTTGGGACGGCACCTATACCTATTTCAATGCACAGAATGAGAAGATTGACGAGCACGCTTCCCGCCTGCTGTGTCGCCTCCCCGATAACGGAGATATCCCGTATCATCAGACCAATCACTATTCATGGGCTGATGGCAAAACCGAGATTCGCGAATTTCCCGCTGAATATCGTGATCAGCGAATATGGTGGGACAATGACCTTATAAAAGGCTGGGCCGCCGAAGTGCCGCTAGACGAATATAACCGCACCATGATGTTGTATTGGCAACGGCAAGGTGATCCATCGCTATATCTTTACGAGCAGATCCAGATTTCCGATGACGGCCAGAACCGATGCCGGACATGGCACTGGATTCGAAACGGAATGCTCGAAACACGGACGGCCATACAGGAGACTTTTGTGACAAAGGACTGGCGCAGCATCGATGCGGAAATGGAGGCTGTTTCTGCCTGA
- a CDS encoding alpha/beta fold hydrolase, giving the protein MITRHFIDVSSGGNKRRVHYRKAGKGPPLLMVHQSPRSSKEYEALMEKWSPHFTCIAPDTPGFGQSGPLPGNPEIAEYADAAIAFLDALNIEKCAAYGFHSGGIILVTAVKRHPTRITTLAVGGYAIWSAEEMALFSDRYLPEFHPSDYGEHLTWLWNRILEQSWFFPWFATDDAHRLSVANDDPMRVDAIVREMLDAGNAYQAGYGAVLRAPRDIPAVDADVPPCLISAYNGDPLQEHIDRLGDMPPTWSAQKVATPEEHQTVSLNHLLATETAMIDGLPDANDEGFIAVQTGEFNGLIHWRGERGANQLVLHAPSYNVAGNQTTGQIAVDLPGHGLSDNWTDAVPVAWAPWHTLVSDVADVLGTTEIVYPNLQVGEPEQLYPDLSPDRFGNYLNMAWQIVRARHMFAPWYKVDAQHVVAFDEQQLKPEHLAAEHLALINGHSAKEYHIALQSRLKED; this is encoded by the coding sequence ATGATCACAAGGCACTTTATCGATGTTTCGAGCGGCGGCAATAAACGCCGTGTCCATTATCGCAAGGCGGGCAAAGGTCCACCGCTGCTAATGGTGCACCAAAGCCCACGCAGCTCAAAAGAATATGAAGCGCTGATGGAAAAATGGTCACCCCACTTTACCTGCATCGCCCCAGATACGCCGGGTTTTGGACAATCTGGCCCGCTTCCCGGCAATCCCGAAATTGCCGAATATGCAGACGCAGCCATCGCATTTCTCGACGCGTTGAACATCGAAAAGTGCGCCGCTTATGGTTTCCATTCCGGCGGCATCATCCTGGTAACAGCGGTCAAACGCCATCCGACTCGCATCACGACTTTGGCGGTGGGCGGCTATGCCATCTGGTCGGCTGAAGAAATGGCGTTGTTTAGCGATCGCTATCTGCCGGAATTTCACCCTTCGGATTACGGCGAGCATCTGACTTGGTTATGGAACCGCATCCTAGAGCAAAGTTGGTTCTTCCCATGGTTTGCGACTGATGATGCCCACCGGCTATCGGTTGCCAATGATGATCCGATGCGGGTTGATGCGATTGTTCGCGAAATGCTGGATGCTGGTAATGCTTATCAAGCCGGTTATGGTGCCGTGCTGCGCGCCCCTCGTGATATCCCGGCGGTAGATGCCGATGTACCTCCCTGCCTGATCAGCGCCTATAATGGCGATCCGCTGCAAGAGCATATTGACCGGTTGGGCGATATGCCGCCGACTTGGTCCGCCCAAAAAGTAGCTACGCCAGAGGAACATCAAACCGTTAGCCTCAATCACTTGTTGGCCACCGAAACGGCAATGATTGATGGTTTACCTGACGCGAATGACGAAGGCTTTATCGCTGTTCAAACCGGTGAATTTAATGGTCTGATCCACTGGCGCGGAGAGCGTGGAGCAAACCAGCTGGTCCTCCATGCCCCGTCCTATAATGTAGCAGGCAATCAAACGACGGGACAAATCGCCGTTGATCTACCCGGCCACGGTCTATCAGACAATTGGACCGATGCAGTACCTGTCGCATGGGCCCCTTGGCATACACTCGTCTCTGATGTTGCTGATGTGCTTGGTACGACAGAAATCGTGTATCCAAATCTGCAAGTTGGCGAACCAGAACAACTCTATCCTGATTTATCGCCTGACCGGTTCGGCAATTATCTCAATATGGCGTGGCAGATTGTCCGGGCCCGTCATATGTTTGCACCATGGTACAAGGTGGACGCGCAACATGTGGTTGCTTTTGATGAACAGCAGCTCAAGCCAGAGCACCTTGCCGCAGAGCATCTCGCGCTAATCAACGGACATAGCGCCAAAGAATATCATATCGCCCTTCAATCCAGACTAAAGGAAGACTAA
- a CDS encoding isochorismatase family protein, producing the protein MTLVGTKMVSDGRTAREIFEEVIGNPARKKFGFGDKLAIVNVDVQQSYTRTDMFKTAYETDPKQIDYINQISALARARDMPVIWSRVAYKDDAGDAGVWGTRTDTEDSLQNIKYDSERHLLDPRCDVDGDDLQYTKRMPSAFFETPLASYLTWHKVDTVVVTGGSTSGCVRATAVDALSHGYRAIVPIETCADKHESYHFANLTDLQLKYADVEPVQTVVDWLEAR; encoded by the coding sequence ATGACGCTTGTTGGTACAAAAATGGTTTCAGATGGCCGCACGGCGCGGGAAATCTTTGAAGAAGTCATTGGCAACCCCGCCCGAAAGAAATTCGGTTTCGGCGATAAACTCGCGATCGTCAATGTCGATGTCCAGCAATCGTATACGCGGACCGATATGTTCAAGACGGCCTATGAAACGGACCCGAAGCAGATTGACTATATCAATCAGATTTCGGCTCTCGCACGGGCCAGGGACATGCCAGTCATCTGGAGCCGTGTGGCCTATAAGGACGACGCCGGAGATGCCGGAGTCTGGGGCACGCGCACGGATACAGAAGATTCCCTGCAGAACATCAAATATGACAGCGAGCGCCATTTACTGGATCCGCGCTGCGATGTGGATGGCGATGATCTGCAATATACCAAGCGCATGCCGAGCGCGTTTTTTGAAACGCCACTGGCGAGCTATTTGACATGGCATAAAGTTGATACCGTGGTGGTGACGGGTGGTTCGACGTCTGGCTGCGTTCGCGCAACGGCAGTCGACGCGCTGAGTCACGGATATCGGGCCATTGTTCCGATTGAGACATGTGCCGACAAACATGAAAGCTATCATTTTGCGAATCTCACGGATTTGCAGCTGAAATATGCGGACGTGGAGCCGGTGCAGACAGTGGTCGACTGGCTGGAGGCGCGCTAG